The Mesomycoplasma ovipneumoniae genome includes a region encoding these proteins:
- the recU gene encoding Holliday junction resolvase RecU → MNHKNRGMFLEKIINNTIEFYYQNDIAIFHKKNLDIGFKAVQKDLTLNDAFVLKKSTVDYYGIYKGIFVAFEAKSTNENVLNLKQIPEHQINYLHKIRKHFGCAFFIIFFKQLEKFYILSVDKIDFSKKSISAHFLEKEGIEIALTYPGIIDFIAYIDQMI, encoded by the coding sequence ATGAATCATAAAAACCGCGGAATGTTTCTTGAAAAAATTATTAATAACACAATTGAATTTTATTACCAAAATGACATTGCGATTTTTCACAAGAAAAATCTAGATATCGGTTTTAAAGCAGTTCAAAAAGATTTGACCTTAAATGATGCTTTTGTATTAAAAAAGTCAACCGTTGATTATTATGGAATTTATAAAGGAATTTTTGTTGCCTTTGAAGCCAAAAGTACCAACGAAAACGTCTTAAATTTAAAGCAAATTCCAGAGCATCAAATCAATTATCTACATAAAATTAGAAAACATTTTGGTTGTGCATTTTTCATCATTTTTTTTAAACAGCTTGAAAAATTTTACATTTTAAGTGTGGACAAAATCGATTTTTCAAAAAAGTCAATTTCTGCCCATTTTTTAGAAAAAGAAGGCATAGAAATTGCACTTACATACCCTGGAATCATAGATTTTATTGCATATATTGATCAAATGATTTAA